From Streptomyces chrestomyceticus JCM 4735, one genomic window encodes:
- a CDS encoding helicase-related protein: MVPSDTGRTIDRLRKHLTGATRLDSLSESFSVFVYEALKEELVNVDLRLLLHGHSLDDFALNGLEEENLHRARLDQHRVARVFLTWAEEHLQARALKRRTRGTWTSVDGPFPYVVDGAGLEAESLGLVASQDLYFPLETTEADKVAQAVVRFERMWHDDGTSSTIQQEFLNAARTLFMDRAPESIYLRILTSLFKDFVEEAGEETAERGRTGFYDSVVWKKLYKFQRDGVLGAIEKLERHNGCIIADSVGLGKTFEALAVIKYYELRNDRVLVLAPKRLRENWTIYRGNDRRNPLAADRFHYDVLNHTDLSRTGGLSGDIDLANVNWGNYDLVVIDESHNFRNNPQVKGRTTRYERLMDEVFRSGVRTKVLMLSATPVNTRLADLKNQVLFATEGDDQALASDGIRSIETTLNKAQRHFNEWQRLPAATRSTKSLVGTLGMDYIRLLDLVTIARSRKHIEKYYGTKDVGRFPARLAPVNLTPPIDTADMMIPLEEINRSILRLNLAAYKPTSYVSAKHESKYAALYDQRVRTGGRRVWRQTDRENNVVHLLRVGLLKRLESSVNSLGKTLGKILATVEGAIASIDAYEATGAEGTSIDSFADLEKIDLDDPQFEDTVGGSVKVFLADIDRVRWRQELEHDRDTVASLLAEVTAVDADRDAKLAELKRFLRDKVQHPTNDGNRKALVFTAFSDTAEYLYEHVARWARDELGVHVALVTGQSTRSTLPMKRVHMVDVLTAFSPRSKDGDPDDPQIDIVIATDTISEGQNLQDCDTVINYDIHWNPVRIVQRFGRVDRLGTTNTSVQLVNFWPNIDLDAYINLEARVSSRMTLLDVSATGEENVLDVTSGDMNDLDYRRKQLQQMQQAAPTMEDLAGGLSITDLTLSDFRMDAAARARDELQEIAGWPLALFGVSRFDKALADDGLAPGAVFLLRVRDDAFAFSEGYPLAPYVLAYVTDDGSLAHEIEEPKLALDVLRHHCLGITEPDAAILAEFDRMTRSGRSMKHYRDLLDVAVRAASGKAEESMVASLFSAGPSLLGTEAATPGLEAVNLIAWLAVLP; encoded by the coding sequence ATGGTCCCCAGCGACACGGGCCGGACGATCGACCGGTTGCGCAAGCATCTGACCGGCGCCACACGCCTGGACTCGCTGTCTGAGTCGTTCTCCGTGTTCGTCTACGAGGCGCTTAAGGAGGAGTTGGTCAATGTCGACCTACGCCTGCTCCTGCACGGCCACAGTCTTGACGATTTCGCCCTGAATGGCCTTGAGGAGGAGAACCTCCATCGCGCCCGGCTGGATCAGCACCGCGTTGCCCGCGTGTTCCTGACCTGGGCCGAAGAACATCTCCAGGCAAGGGCACTGAAACGGCGCACGCGCGGTACCTGGACGAGCGTCGACGGGCCGTTCCCTTATGTCGTCGACGGCGCGGGCCTTGAGGCCGAGAGCCTCGGCCTGGTGGCGTCCCAGGACCTGTACTTCCCTCTGGAAACGACGGAAGCGGACAAGGTGGCGCAGGCCGTGGTCCGCTTCGAGCGGATGTGGCACGACGACGGCACCAGCAGTACCATCCAGCAGGAGTTCCTCAACGCCGCCCGAACCCTCTTCATGGACAGGGCACCTGAGTCCATCTACCTGCGCATCCTGACGTCCCTGTTCAAGGACTTCGTCGAGGAGGCCGGCGAGGAGACCGCTGAGCGAGGCAGAACGGGCTTCTACGACTCCGTCGTGTGGAAGAAGCTCTACAAGTTCCAGCGTGACGGCGTGCTCGGTGCGATCGAGAAGCTTGAACGCCATAACGGCTGCATCATCGCCGACAGTGTGGGCCTGGGGAAGACCTTCGAGGCCCTCGCCGTCATCAAGTACTACGAGCTGCGCAATGACCGCGTTCTCGTCCTGGCGCCCAAGCGGCTGCGGGAGAATTGGACCATCTACCGCGGCAACGACAGGCGGAATCCGCTGGCTGCGGACCGCTTCCATTATGACGTCCTCAACCACACCGATCTCAGCCGGACCGGCGGGCTGTCGGGGGACATCGACCTGGCGAACGTCAACTGGGGCAACTACGACCTCGTCGTGATCGACGAGTCTCACAACTTCCGTAACAACCCTCAGGTCAAGGGACGAACGACCCGATACGAGCGCCTCATGGACGAGGTCTTCAGGTCTGGAGTGAGGACCAAAGTCCTCATGCTCAGTGCAACGCCCGTGAATACACGCTTGGCTGACCTGAAAAACCAGGTTCTGTTCGCCACCGAGGGAGACGACCAGGCACTGGCTTCGGACGGGATCAGAAGTATCGAGACCACACTGAACAAGGCACAAAGGCACTTCAACGAGTGGCAGCGACTCCCTGCGGCCACTCGGAGTACGAAGTCCCTGGTCGGCACGCTCGGCATGGATTACATTCGACTGCTGGACCTGGTCACGATCGCCCGCTCCCGCAAGCACATCGAGAAATATTACGGCACCAAGGACGTCGGAAGGTTCCCCGCCCGCCTGGCTCCCGTAAACCTCACCCCGCCCATCGACACGGCCGACATGATGATCCCGCTGGAGGAGATCAACCGGTCGATCCTGCGTCTGAATCTGGCCGCCTACAAGCCCACCTCCTACGTCAGCGCCAAGCACGAGAGCAAGTACGCGGCCTTGTACGACCAGAGGGTGCGCACTGGCGGCCGACGCGTGTGGCGGCAGACCGACCGTGAGAACAACGTGGTCCACCTGCTGCGAGTGGGTCTGCTAAAGCGCTTGGAGTCCTCGGTCAACTCCCTGGGCAAGACGCTCGGCAAGATCCTGGCCACCGTGGAGGGCGCGATCGCCAGCATCGACGCCTACGAGGCGACCGGGGCCGAAGGAACGTCCATTGACAGTTTCGCCGACCTGGAGAAGATCGACCTGGACGACCCGCAGTTCGAGGACACCGTCGGCGGCAGCGTCAAGGTCTTCCTCGCTGACATCGACCGGGTGCGGTGGCGGCAGGAACTCGAGCACGACCGGGACACCGTGGCCAGCCTGCTCGCCGAGGTGACGGCGGTCGACGCCGACCGCGACGCCAAACTGGCCGAACTCAAACGGTTCCTGCGCGACAAGGTCCAGCACCCCACCAACGACGGCAACCGCAAGGCACTGGTGTTCACCGCTTTCAGCGACACGGCCGAGTACCTCTACGAGCATGTGGCCCGCTGGGCTCGTGACGAACTGGGGGTGCACGTGGCCCTGGTCACGGGGCAGAGCACCCGGAGCACCCTCCCGATGAAGCGCGTCCATATGGTCGACGTCCTCACCGCGTTCTCACCGCGCTCCAAGGACGGGGATCCGGACGACCCGCAGATCGACATCGTGATCGCCACCGACACCATTTCCGAGGGCCAGAACCTCCAGGACTGCGACACGGTGATCAACTACGACATCCACTGGAACCCGGTGCGCATCGTCCAGCGTTTCGGTCGCGTCGACCGCCTCGGTACCACCAACACGAGTGTTCAACTGGTCAACTTCTGGCCCAACATAGACCTGGACGCCTACATCAACCTCGAGGCGCGCGTGTCCAGCCGTATGACCCTGCTGGACGTCTCCGCGACCGGTGAGGAGAACGTCCTGGACGTCACGTCCGGCGACATGAACGACCTCGACTACCGGCGCAAGCAACTGCAGCAGATGCAGCAGGCCGCTCCCACCATGGAGGACCTCGCCGGCGGTCTGAGCATCACCGACCTGACGCTCTCCGACTTCCGCATGGACGCCGCGGCTCGTGCGCGTGACGAGCTTCAGGAGATCGCCGGGTGGCCCCTGGCCCTGTTTGGCGTCTCCCGCTTCGACAAGGCCCTCGCCGACGACGGGCTCGCTCCTGGTGCGGTCTTCCTCCTGCGTGTGCGGGACGACGCGTTCGCCTTCTCCGAGGGGTACCCGCTGGCGCCGTACGTGCTGGCTTACGTGACCGACGACGGCAGCCTCGCTCACGAGATCGAGGAACCCAAGCTGGCCCTCGACGTCCTGCGCCACCACTGCCTGGGCATTACCGAACCCGACGCCGCCATTCTGGCGGAGTTCGACCGGATGACCAGGTCGGGCAGGTCCATGAAGCACTACCGCGACCTCTTGGACGTGGCGGTCCGCGCCGCCTCAGGAAAGGCCGAAGAAAGCATGGTGGCCTCTCTCTTCTCGGCAGGCCCCTCACTACTGGGAACGGAGGCCGCCACGCCCGGCCTGGAAGCCGTTAATTTGATCGCATGGCTGGCGGTGCTGCCGTGA
- a CDS encoding AAA family ATPase produces the protein MTALLPDTGEPEALTPGERADRAVAGILTSLDTAPGRGVVVDSPPGAGKSTLVVKATGHLTSAGHQLMIVAQTNEQVDDLVDRIAREHPGLALGRLHASGHVLPPRVTRHPNVTGSNQVTDLRDLPVVVSTAKKWSFVTPDKCTPWRWAIVDEAYQMRSDGLLATAPLFAQDDSQVLFVGDPGQLDPFATVETDRWHGLTWDPLRNAVDVTLAHNPDLLRHQLPVSWRLPETAAPLVEEAFYPFYRFVPGTTAPERVLSYASLPHGSGPPDDVLARAADSGWGYLELPARHTLDHDPEVADALVATAARLLERGALVNGERLTADRFAIGTARTVQADAVRSRLAACGLTGITVDTANRLQGREFDVTLVWHPLSGRQDASTFHLETGRLCVLLSRHRFACIVVARAGIRDLLDQHPRSNLVYLDVPPKFPDGWRAHQVVMGRLEQGEHRVRTT, from the coding sequence GTGACCGCCCTCCTTCCCGACACCGGGGAGCCCGAAGCCCTCACCCCCGGCGAACGCGCGGACCGGGCGGTCGCGGGGATCCTGACCAGCCTCGACACCGCGCCCGGCCGGGGCGTCGTGGTGGACTCGCCGCCCGGAGCCGGAAAGTCCACGCTGGTAGTGAAGGCCACCGGGCACCTGACGTCCGCTGGCCACCAGCTCATGATCGTCGCGCAGACCAACGAGCAGGTCGACGACCTGGTGGACCGCATCGCGCGGGAGCACCCCGGTCTGGCACTCGGCCGCCTCCACGCCAGTGGCCACGTCCTCCCGCCCCGCGTCACCCGGCACCCCAACGTGACCGGGAGCAACCAGGTGACGGACCTGCGCGACCTGCCCGTCGTGGTGTCCACGGCGAAGAAGTGGTCGTTCGTCACGCCGGACAAGTGCACGCCGTGGCGGTGGGCCATCGTCGACGAGGCGTACCAGATGCGCTCGGATGGCCTCCTGGCGACGGCCCCGCTGTTCGCCCAGGACGACTCACAGGTCCTCTTCGTCGGCGACCCCGGCCAGCTCGACCCCTTCGCCACCGTGGAGACCGACCGCTGGCACGGCCTGACCTGGGACCCCCTGCGCAACGCGGTCGACGTCACCCTTGCCCACAACCCCGACCTGCTCCGCCACCAGCTCCCCGTCTCCTGGCGGCTCCCGGAGACGGCGGCGCCCCTGGTCGAGGAGGCCTTCTACCCCTTCTACCGGTTCGTCCCCGGCACGACGGCACCGGAGCGCGTGCTGTCGTACGCCAGCCTGCCCCACGGCTCCGGCCCGCCGGACGACGTCCTCGCCCGGGCCGCCGACTCCGGCTGGGGCTACCTGGAACTCCCCGCCCGACACACCCTGGACCATGACCCGGAGGTGGCGGACGCCCTCGTGGCGACGGCGGCTCGGCTGCTGGAGCGGGGTGCGCTGGTCAACGGGGAGCGCCTGACCGCGGACCGCTTCGCGATCGGCACAGCACGCACTGTGCAGGCGGACGCAGTCCGCTCCCGCCTCGCTGCCTGCGGCCTGACCGGCATCACGGTGGACACCGCCAACCGCCTCCAGGGCCGCGAGTTCGACGTGACCTTGGTCTGGCACCCGCTGTCCGGCCGCCAGGACGCCTCGACCTTCCACCTGGAGACGGGCCGCCTGTGCGTCCTCCTCTCCCGGCACCGCTTCGCCTGCATCGTGGTGGCCCGCGCCGGCATCCGCGACCTCTTGGACCAGCATCCGCGGAGCAATCTTGTGTACCTGGACGTACCGCCGAAGTTTCCGGACGGGTGGCGGGCGCATCAGGTGGTTATGGGGCGGCTGGAGCAGGGCGAGCACCGGGTGCGGACGACGTGA
- a CDS encoding site-specific DNA-methyltransferase, which translates to MTLDFEPVGDLTGPGEAKSNLDVLARLFPDAVVDGTVDLDALRGLLGENAAPTTAEAFGLRWPGMAEARRLSTLPATGTLLPKPEESVDWDNTRNIVIEGDNLEGLRLLRRGYTNKVDVIYIDPPYNTGNDFVYEDKRVTSQAGHETLAGQRDDEGALQAGTESDRVQDRRTGASRHSAWLSMMYPRLLVAHHLLKETGVIIVAIDDCEHARLKLLMDRVFGAENFIANLIWQGGRKNDSRYVSVGHDYMLIYAKNEGVLRQSETRWRERKPGVDEILARASEIWRSHDDKEAANKAYKKFLKGMAKKGATAGVLRFANLDETTGRPYNADRDLSAPNLRASGDYDIYHPVTKKAVTRPQGGSGWRMTKESAQQMIKDDLIVFGEDETKVPRGKIFLDEMSDQVAESVFNQERTSAGKSLVNLLGCDVFPFPKDVNVVARWLNIVTDRNPNALILDFFAGSGSTGHAVMNLNAADGGNRRYILVQLDEPVGEDGYNTIADITRERLRRAGQQIVSKQSPDAAPIDTGFRSYRLASSNVKVWDGTPDQLSLLEAVDNLVAGRTADDLLVEMMLRMGVELTTPLETREVAGSPLYNLAGTLFAYFGTDITIDRANEVAKALAAWRDEEPGDADTTVVVRDTGFVDSAAKLNFAAALKQAGFTTLRSI; encoded by the coding sequence GTGACCCTGGACTTCGAACCGGTCGGCGACCTGACCGGCCCCGGCGAGGCCAAGTCGAACCTCGACGTACTGGCGCGTCTCTTCCCCGACGCCGTCGTCGACGGCACCGTCGACCTCGATGCCCTCCGGGGCCTCCTGGGTGAGAACGCCGCCCCCACGACCGCTGAGGCGTTCGGCCTGCGCTGGCCGGGCATGGCCGAAGCCCGGCGCCTGTCCACGCTTCCGGCGACAGGCACGCTGCTTCCGAAGCCCGAGGAGTCCGTGGACTGGGACAACACCCGCAACATCGTCATCGAGGGCGACAACCTCGAGGGGCTGCGTCTGCTGCGGCGCGGATACACCAACAAGGTCGACGTGATCTACATCGACCCGCCCTACAACACGGGCAACGACTTCGTCTACGAGGACAAGCGCGTCACTTCGCAGGCCGGGCACGAGACCCTGGCGGGGCAGCGGGACGATGAGGGGGCACTCCAGGCCGGCACCGAATCCGACCGAGTACAGGACCGCAGGACCGGCGCGTCCAGGCATTCGGCGTGGTTGTCGATGATGTATCCGCGGTTGCTAGTAGCACACCACTTGCTCAAAGAGACAGGCGTCATCATTGTTGCGATTGATGACTGCGAGCATGCGCGGCTCAAGCTTTTGATGGATCGAGTGTTCGGGGCAGAGAACTTCATCGCCAACCTTATTTGGCAAGGCGGCCGCAAGAATGACTCTCGCTACGTTTCCGTCGGCCACGATTACATGCTCATCTACGCAAAAAACGAGGGAGTCCTTCGCCAATCCGAAACGCGATGGCGCGAAAGGAAACCCGGAGTTGACGAAATCTTGGCGCGCGCTTCAGAAATCTGGCGCTCCCATGATGATAAGGAGGCCGCAAACAAGGCTTACAAGAAATTCCTCAAGGGAATGGCAAAGAAGGGGGCGACCGCAGGAGTCCTGAGGTTTGCAAACCTCGATGAAACAACGGGCCGCCCCTATAACGCAGACCGCGACCTATCTGCACCGAACCTCCGAGCCAGCGGCGACTACGACATCTACCATCCGGTTACCAAAAAAGCCGTGACCCGGCCCCAGGGTGGAAGCGGGTGGCGCATGACCAAAGAGTCCGCCCAACAAATGATCAAAGACGACCTCATCGTCTTCGGTGAAGATGAGACAAAAGTCCCGCGCGGGAAAATCTTCCTGGATGAAATGTCCGATCAAGTGGCAGAGTCGGTATTCAATCAGGAGCGAACCTCTGCCGGAAAGTCCCTGGTGAATCTACTTGGTTGCGATGTTTTCCCTTTCCCGAAAGACGTCAACGTGGTTGCCCGGTGGCTCAATATCGTGACCGATCGCAACCCGAATGCACTCATCCTTGACTTCTTTGCAGGTTCCGGCTCCACTGGCCACGCAGTCATGAACCTTAACGCCGCTGACGGCGGCAACCGTCGCTACATCCTGGTCCAGCTCGACGAGCCCGTAGGCGAGGACGGCTACAACACGATCGCGGACATCACCCGCGAACGCCTACGCCGTGCGGGCCAGCAGATCGTGTCCAAGCAGAGCCCCGACGCCGCCCCCATCGACACCGGCTTCCGGTCGTACCGCCTGGCCTCCAGCAACGTGAAGGTCTGGGACGGGACCCCTGACCAGTTGAGCCTGCTCGAAGCCGTGGACAACCTCGTGGCTGGGCGTACCGCAGATGATCTGCTGGTAGAGATGATGCTGCGCATGGGCGTGGAGCTGACCACACCGCTGGAGACACGCGAAGTCGCGGGCAGCCCGCTGTACAACCTGGCGGGCACACTGTTCGCATACTTCGGCACCGACATCACGATCGACCGGGCGAACGAGGTCGCCAAGGCTCTGGCGGCCTGGCGCGACGAAGAGCCGGGCGACGCCGACACCACGGTCGTCGTCCGCGACACCGGCTTCGTCGACTCCGCCGCCAAGCTCAACTTCGCCGCCGCGCTCAAGCAGGCTGGCTTCACCACGCTGCGGAGCATCTGA
- a CDS encoding DUF4391 domain-containing protein: MSGIPHKCAGADLLALPEKARQQQRVAKKMLAAQFEDQTPADARLLTKAVASANLVGILRPETIQVPRYQDGERTVVDVPVLEAFLADRTSASDRTRVAELVHRSMAKPVVLFVHMPDGITALSLALSHVSRTDPTRSTSVIDAHVMVPTKGIEPGALHLDRLDRTDMWALYRDLVRTAAADGRPAGTALRAADAVALRRRLTDLESELITVVRDAKRARNQQQRIDLNMSARTLRTQIGHVRGTLYSADGDHDTA, encoded by the coding sequence GTGAGTGGCATTCCCCACAAGTGCGCCGGTGCCGACCTGCTGGCTCTGCCCGAGAAGGCCCGGCAGCAGCAGCGTGTCGCGAAGAAGATGCTCGCCGCCCAGTTCGAGGATCAGACCCCCGCCGACGCCCGGCTACTGACCAAGGCGGTGGCCTCGGCGAACCTGGTCGGCATTTTACGCCCGGAGACCATACAGGTGCCCCGGTACCAGGACGGCGAGCGTACTGTCGTCGACGTCCCTGTCCTCGAGGCCTTCCTGGCCGACAGGACCTCGGCATCCGACAGGACTCGCGTGGCCGAACTCGTCCATCGCAGCATGGCCAAGCCGGTGGTGCTGTTCGTGCACATGCCCGACGGCATCACGGCCCTCTCGCTGGCGCTCAGCCATGTGAGCCGCACAGACCCCACCAGGTCGACCTCCGTAATAGACGCGCACGTCATGGTGCCGACCAAAGGTATCGAACCGGGCGCCCTCCACCTCGACCGGCTGGACCGCACGGACATGTGGGCGCTGTACCGCGACCTCGTGCGGACCGCAGCCGCTGACGGCCGCCCTGCCGGCACTGCCCTGCGGGCGGCGGACGCGGTCGCGCTACGCCGACGGTTGACCGACCTGGAGAGCGAACTGATCACGGTCGTGCGGGACGCGAAACGCGCGAGGAATCAGCAGCAGCGCATCGATCTGAATATGTCGGCTCGGACGCTACGTACACAGATCGGTCATGTCAGAGGCACCCTATACAGTGCCGACGGCGACCATGACACCGCCTGA
- a CDS encoding PD-(D/E)XK nuclease family protein: MGHDTTAWHKPHWLTGNDGLVRVGPGTGGSEEHTCPSHAAAKARPGLWPTRPLRLPKPELETFTLGPVMDAVDRVEFDGETPDQALVGLRSRTPALHPGHLTYAEHALRTYIEACTGDGEQRLQPVRPYWVAQRENGKFWEMYAWWRRYESADGRLREYRRLRHGEAKDSEPGEIAIAVYVAVHGRQAAWPRKWARAFQPYGPAARPERVRVVEVGLADGRPRVQFDGTAEEAEAYYAEHGHAHVARVVAGGRPVPGSSCVDCKQFTGCEAVPRRPGVLGLPARVAPLRKVSVSDLRYHAACPAQGFLRSLHLPKSDEYGSAARLGQAVHGWIEKLHRRPGWPPCAVGDMPPAGENWTEGRWRVSDEDAATGRDMLLHHVDACPFQDAALIQRVEPEALRVVHDTAAQAVVIAKPDLLYQEDGSWVWRELKTTRKRRRHHEDLLDTYPQLALAVALLAQGALGGDPDGSRVEVEILRPDGSDPHVIDPTDPGQKRKALSVLRRYAGPWREDETWDARPGPHCRFCPVSRWCPSAAAAPDGAVAREGEA, encoded by the coding sequence ATGGGCCACGACACGACGGCATGGCACAAGCCGCACTGGCTGACCGGGAACGACGGCCTCGTGCGCGTAGGGCCCGGTACGGGCGGGAGCGAGGAGCACACCTGCCCCTCGCACGCCGCTGCCAAGGCCCGGCCCGGTCTGTGGCCGACCCGGCCTCTCCGGCTTCCGAAGCCGGAGCTCGAGACGTTCACCCTCGGGCCGGTGATGGACGCCGTCGACCGGGTCGAGTTCGACGGTGAGACACCTGACCAGGCCCTGGTGGGGCTGCGCTCGCGCACCCCCGCGCTCCACCCCGGTCACCTGACGTATGCCGAGCACGCCCTCCGTACGTACATAGAAGCGTGCACCGGCGACGGTGAGCAGCGGCTGCAGCCGGTCCGCCCGTACTGGGTGGCCCAGCGGGAGAACGGCAAGTTCTGGGAGATGTACGCCTGGTGGCGCAGGTACGAGTCGGCCGACGGACGACTGCGCGAGTACCGGCGGCTGCGGCACGGCGAGGCCAAGGACTCCGAGCCCGGCGAGATCGCCATCGCCGTGTACGTGGCCGTTCACGGGCGCCAGGCGGCCTGGCCGCGGAAATGGGCGCGCGCGTTCCAGCCGTACGGCCCCGCCGCCCGGCCCGAGCGGGTGCGTGTCGTCGAAGTCGGGCTCGCCGACGGACGTCCGCGCGTGCAGTTCGACGGGACGGCCGAGGAGGCCGAGGCCTACTACGCCGAGCACGGGCATGCGCACGTGGCCCGTGTCGTGGCGGGCGGCAGGCCGGTACCCGGCTCATCCTGCGTCGACTGCAAGCAGTTCACGGGCTGCGAGGCCGTTCCGCGCAGGCCGGGTGTCCTCGGCCTTCCCGCGAGGGTGGCACCGCTGAGAAAGGTGTCGGTCAGCGATCTGCGCTATCACGCGGCCTGCCCGGCACAGGGATTCCTCCGTTCTCTGCACCTGCCCAAGTCTGACGAGTACGGCAGCGCGGCCAGGCTCGGCCAGGCGGTGCACGGCTGGATCGAAAAGCTGCACCGGCGCCCGGGATGGCCGCCGTGCGCGGTCGGCGACATGCCCCCGGCGGGCGAGAACTGGACAGAGGGACGCTGGCGCGTCTCCGACGAGGACGCCGCGACCGGTCGGGACATGCTGCTCCACCACGTCGACGCCTGTCCCTTCCAGGACGCCGCACTCATCCAGCGGGTCGAGCCCGAAGCCCTCCGAGTCGTCCACGACACCGCGGCGCAGGCCGTCGTCATCGCCAAACCCGACCTGCTCTACCAGGAGGACGGCTCGTGGGTGTGGCGGGAGCTCAAGACGACACGGAAGCGGCGCCGCCACCACGAGGACCTTCTCGACACCTACCCCCAACTCGCCTTGGCGGTCGCGCTCCTGGCTCAGGGTGCGCTGGGCGGCGATCCGGACGGCTCGCGCGTCGAGGTGGAGATCCTCCGGCCGGACGGTTCCGATCCGCACGTGATCGACCCGACGGACCCCGGCCAGAAGCGGAAGGCGCTGTCGGTTCTGCGGCGGTACGCAGGACCGTGGCGGGAGGACGAGACATGGGACGCCCGCCCCGGCCCGCATTGCCGCTTCTGCCCGGTGTCCCGGTGGTGTCCGAGCGCCGCTGCCGCGCCCGACGGCGCCGTCGCGAGAGAGGGGGAGGCGTGA